A single genomic interval of Helianthus annuus cultivar XRQ/B chromosome 6, HanXRQr2.0-SUNRISE, whole genome shotgun sequence harbors:
- the LOC110864360 gene encoding protein STAY-GREEN homolog, chloroplastic-like, which yields MASLILPNQSPPSSSSSFLTKSERKFKKIQTIVPVARLFGPSIFEAPKLKVLFIGVDDKKHPGDLPRTYTLTHSDVTSNLTLAISQSINNNQLQGWYNKFYRDEVIAEWRKVKGNMSLHVHCHISGGHFFLDLCAHLRFYIFTKELPLVLKAFAYGDGNLLKNYPELQEALVWVYFHSNVKEFNRVECWGPLMKALSSSSSSSSSFGSTIDEGESSNWEVPKACLEECSCCFPPMSSIPWSHDDDDTNQWLQQKC from the exons ATGGCTTCTTTAATCCTCCCTAACCAAAgcccaccatcatcttcatcttcatttctCACCAAAAGtgaaagaaagttcaagaaaatTCAAACCATAGTTCCT GTTGCAAGATTATTTGGGCCTTCAATATTTGAAGCTCCAAAGTTGAAGGTTTTGTTTATAGGTGTTGATGACAAGAAGCATCCTGGGGATCTTCCAAGAACATACACACTTACACATAGTGATGTAACTTCTAATTTGACTCTTGCAATCTCTCAAAGCATCAATAATAATCAG TTGCAGGGTTGGTATAATAAATTTTATAGAGATGAAGTTATAGCAGAATGGAGGAAAGTGAAAGGGAATATGTCTCTTCATGTTCATTGTCACATAAGTGGTGGTCATTTTTTCCTAGACTTGTGTGCTCACCTCAGGTTCTACATATTCACTAAAGAACTCCCATTG GTGTTGAAGGCATTTGCTTATGGAGATGGGAATTTGTTAAAGAATTACCCCGAGCTGCAAGAAGCTTTAGTTTGGGTTTACTTTCACTCAAACGTTAAAGAATTCAATAGGGTTGAATGTTGGGGCCCACTTATGAAAGCATTGTCGTCGTCTTCATCATCGTCGTCGTCATTTGGATCTACCATTGATGAAGGGGAATCAAGCAATTGGGAGGTACCAAAGGCATGCCTAGAAGAATGTTCATGTTGTTTCCCACCAATGAGTTCAATCCCTTGGtctcatgatgatgatgataccaACCAATGGTTGCAACAAAAATGTTGA
- the LOC118479876 gene encoding protein FAR1-RELATED SEQUENCE 2-like, with translation MVMTMNIGDVAALSINGTEEWMPWKGDFAFKILHYGQSSNNGKGSDLYKMVFVPFTGIDNHCRNVTLSAGLLASESIESYKWLLNSFLKSFGRQPNVVVTDQDPAMKQAIEEVGHELCNNDEFKRRMCDTVWTDSIEPEEFERQWRLVMIEFCLTENKWIDDMFGMRSMWIPAFYRHEPMSGLMRTTSRSEKIHGTISECLPMDTKVEGPRIRILLKDFKAHGDGLLEVWFKNLENDVTAQCSCLRFEQYGLLCKHIYFLFKMFGVKEIPNKYVTKRWTKDVVPNELNVKYNLNIGGKDVQHKAKRIARHDIRTCEELKAKQQGKQQKKKMKGVQIEDGLRDKDNEGEDDEEEDDFEDYISDDGSEEDQWEEVSGDEDDEDE, from the exons ATGGTTATGACAATGAACATCGGAGATGTAGCGGCACTATCAATCAACGGAACCGAAGA GTGGATGCCATGGAAGGGTGATTTCGCGTTTAAGATACTTCACTATGGGCAGTCGAGCAACAACGGTAAGGGATCAGATCT gtacaagatggtgtttgttccgttCACAGGCATTGACAACCACTGTCGGAATGTAACACTCTCAGCTGGGTTGTTGGCATCAGAGAGTattgaatcatataaatggcttctAAATTCATTTTTAAAGTCATTTGGTCGGCAGCCTAATGTTGTAGTGACGGATCAAGACCCTGctatgaaacaggctattgaggag GTTGGGCACGAGTTGTGCAATAatgatgagtttaaaaggaggatgtgcgacACTGTTTGGACTGATTCGATTGAGCCCGAAGAATTCGAGAGACAGTGGAGGTTGGTGATGATTGAGTTTTGTCTTACTGAaaacaaatggattgatgatatgtttgggatgagatccatgtggattccAGCTTTTTACCGGCATGAGCCAATGTCAGGTCTTATGAGAACAACTTCAAGatcagaga AGATTCATGGAACAATTTCCGAATGTTTGCCGATGGACACCAAAGTTGAAGGTCCACGTATCAGAATATTGTTGAAGGACTTTAAAGCACATGGAGATGGTTTATTGGAg gtgtggttcaagaatcttgaaaatgatgtaactgcacagtgtagctgtttgcgttttgagcagtatgggctgctatgtaaacacatctattttcttttcaagatgtttggtgttaaagaaattCCAAACAAATATGTTACGAAGAGATGGACGAAGGATGTGGTGCCCAATGAGTTAAATGTGAAGTATAATCTAAATATTGGTGGTAAGGATGTGCAACACAAGGCTAAACggattgctc gTCATGACATTCGGACTTGCGAGGAGCTGAAAGCCAAACAACAAGGTAAACAGcaaaaaaagaagatgaagggtgtCCAGATTGAAGATGGTTTGAGAGACAAAGACAATGAGGGTGAAGACGACGAAGAGGAAGATGACTTTGAAGATTACATTAGTGATGATGGATCTGAAGAAGATCAGTGGGAAGAGGTGTCTGGAGATGAAGATGACGAGGATGAgtaa